A single genomic interval of Lathyrus oleraceus cultivar Zhongwan6 chromosome 7, CAAS_Psat_ZW6_1.0, whole genome shotgun sequence harbors:
- the LOC127103332 gene encoding uncharacterized protein LOC127103332 — protein MRFGELIERCLELEGIDNRKNQYGLGVPTQNNNHKGHFNRGHGGRTQQGGRPYQRPTPYHNQDSRRLMFKCYSCGGAHPNKDCPNRNIGACFRCGQKGHFLKDWPQGQNQPTSQKSVLINNNNVGRARNGGPNVGQGPQNQNKLTTGRVFAIRGAEISKSDGLIQGMCLIRDKLVSVLYDSGATHSFISISCAEILGFEIVGLNNKLTITTPSGERMVTCSVCADCPIILENRRFLVDLIVLPLKDLDVILGMDWLSANDVNLGCKKKILTFGEDSGEVIKVETLTQIFMMLFSMSEGETPSVENIPVVYEFSEVFPEDVSGLPPVREVEFSIDLVPGTRPISISPYRMPPLEMAELKKQLDEMLEKEFIRPSVSPWGAPVLFVKMKDGSSRLCVDYRQLNKATVKKQVSFA, from the coding sequence ATGCGCTTTGGTGAGCTCATAGAAAGATGTTTGGAGTTGGAAGGAATTGACAATAGGAAGAATCAATATGGATTAGGAGTACCAACCCAAAACAACAATCACAAGGGCCATTTTAACCGAGGCCATGGAGGAAGGACCCAACAAGGGGGTAGGCCATATCAAAGGCCTACACCATATCATAACCAGGATTCTAGGAGGTTAATGTTCAAGTGTTACAGTTGTGGAGGGGCACATCCTAACAAAGATTGTCCAAATAGAAATATTGGAGCTTGTTTTCGTTGTGGTCAGAAGGGCCATTTTCTCAAAGATTGGCCCCAAGGACAAAATCAACCAACAAGCCAGAAGAGCGTCCTAATAAACAATAACAATGTAGGGAGAGCAAGGAATGGAGGGCCAAATGTTGGTCAAGGACCTCAGAATCAGAACAAGCTAACCACAGGAAGAGTATTTGCAATTAGAGGAGCTGAGATCTCAAAGTCAGATGGGTTAATCCAAGGTATGTGTCTAATTAGAGATAAGTTGGTATCAGTATTATACGATTCAGGAGCTACACATTCATTTATATCTATATCTTGTGCGGAAATTTTGGGATTTGAAATTGTTGGTCTCAATAATAAGTTGACCATTACAACTCCCTCAGGAGAAAGAATGGTAACTTGTTCAGTCTGTGCAGACTGCCCTATAATTTTAGAAAATAGAAGATTCTTAGTAGATCTTATAGTACTCCCGCTAAAAGACCTAGATGTCATCTTAGGAATGGATTGGTTATCAGCCAACGATGTAAACTTGGGGTGCAAGAAGAAAATTTTAACGTTTGGAGAAGATAGTGGAGAAGTCATAAAGGTGGAAACTCTCACCCAAATATTTATGATGTTATTCTCTATGTCAGAAGGAGAAACCCCTAGTGTTGAAAATATTCCAGTGGTCTATGAATTCTCGGAAGTTTTTCCAGAAGACGTTTCAGGTTTACCACCGGTTAGGGAAGTGGAGTTTTCTATAGACTTGGTTCCAGGAACTAGACCAATTTCTATATCTCCTTATCGAATGCCACCCTTAGAGATGGCTGAGTTAAAGAAACAGTTAGATGAGATGTTAGAGAAGGAATTTATTAGACCGAGTGTATCGCCATGGGGAGCTCCAGTCTTGTTTGTTAAGATGAAGGATGGTTCTTCTAGACTTTGTGTAGATTACAGACAACTTAATAAAGCTACTGTAAAAAAACAAGTATCCTTTGCCTAG
- the LOC127103334 gene encoding uncharacterized protein LOC127103334 produces the protein MVQNARNVRHGRSAGRGASRGVGRNVSGEATPEGVANIPIGREDHSQTGTNSQADTRDVRELAAAVLVQTQQNAQILQITRDHQLFQQQQREIVHEATRLNSFLKGKPPQFRGDFNPEGAEKWLQEIEKIFSFTHCRENRRVGYATFMLTGDAEAWWRGKHRLLEEEGREINWILFKEEFLGKYFPKLCRKEKEREFQNLRQGMMTVGEYTRKFESLLKYSEFYRLHPREEWMCEKYQDGLKYDIQRAVLPLHIMRFGELIERCLELEGIDNRKNQYGSGVLTRNNNHKSHFNRGHRGRTQQGGRPYQRPTPYHNQDSRRLMFKCYSCGGAHLNNDCPNRNIGACFRCGQKGHFLKDCPLGQNQPTSQKSVLINNNNVGRARNGGPNVGQGPQNQNKPTTG, from the coding sequence ATGGTTCAGAACGCCAGAAACGTGAGGCATGGTAGAAGTGCTGGTAGAGGCGCTAGTAGAGGTGTAGGTAGGAATGTGAGTGGTGAAGCTACTCCTGAAGGGGTAGCTAACATCCCCATAGGACGAGAAGATCATTCCCAAACTGGAACGAACTCTCAAGCTGACACTCGAGATGTTCGTGAACTTGCTGCGGCTGTGTTAGTTCAAACACAACAAAATGCTCAAATCCTGCAAATCACTCGTGATCATCAACTTTTTCAGCAACAGCAAAGAGAAATTGTGCATGAAGCTACGAGATTGAACTCGTTTCTGAAAGGTAAACCACCACAATTTCGTGGTGACTTTAATCCGGAGGGTGCTGAGAAATGGTTGCAAGAGATAGAGAAGATATTTTCTTTCACTCACTGTAGAGAGAATAGAAGAGTCGGTTATGCAACATTCATGCTGACAGGCGACGCTGAAGCCTGGTGGAGAGGAAAACATAGATTATTGGAAGAGGAAGGAAGAGAGATCAACTGGATCTTGTTCAAAGAAGAATTTTTGGGGAAGTATTTTCCAAAGCTATGTAGGAAAGAGAAGGAGAGAGAATTCCAGAACCTGCGTCAAGGTATGATGACGGTGGGAGAGTATACTAGGAAGTTTGAATCCTTGCTAAAGTATTCTGAATTTTACCGCTTGCATCCAAGGGAAGAATGGATGTGTGAAAAGTATCAAGATGGATTGAAATATGATATCCAGAGGGCGGTTCTACCTTTGCATATTATGCGCTTTGGTGAGCTGATAGAAAGATGTTTGGAGTTGGAAGGAATTGACAATAGGAAGAATCAATATGGATCAGGAGTACTAACCCGAAACAACAATCACAAGAGCCATTTTAACCGAGGCCATAGAGGAAGGACCCAACAAGGGGGTAGGCCATATCAAAGGCCTACACCATATCATAACCAGGACTCTAGGAGGTTAATGTTCAAGTGTTACAGCTGTGGAGGGGCACATCTTAACAATGATTGTCCAAATAGAAATATTGGAGCTTGTTTTCGTTGTGGTCAGAAGGGCCATTTTCTCAAAGATTGTCCCCTAGGACAAAATCAACCAACAAGCCAGAAGAGTGTCCTAATAAACAATAACAATGTAGGGAGAGCAAGGAACGGAGGCCCAAATGTTGGTCAAGGACCTCAGAATCAGAACAAGCCAACCACAGGATGA
- the LOC127103335 gene encoding uncharacterized protein LOC127103335, protein MAPYEALYGRRCRMPLCWYEVGENKILGSELVQQTTDQVKLIREKMKAAHDRQKSYSDKRRRRLEFEAGDHVFIRVTPRAGIARAIKTRKLTPRFIGPFQILRRIGPVAYHIALPPNLSNLHDVFHVSQLRKYYPDPSHVIEPESVELRDNLEYEALPVKILDHRIKELRGKQIPLVRVVWDDVTGDSTWEIEEDMRQKYPHMF, encoded by the coding sequence atggctccatatgaagcattgtatggaCGAAGGTGTCGAAtgcctttatgttggtatgaagTTGGAGAAAATAAAATATTGGGTTCAGAACTTGTGCAACAAACAACAGACCAGGTTAAGCTTATTAGAGAAAAGATGAAAGCTGCACATGATCGTCAAAAGAGTTATAGTGATAAAAGGAGAAGACGTTTGGAATTTGAGGCAGGAGATCACGTGTTCATTAGGGTAACTCCTAGAGCGGGAATTGCACGAGCAATCAAAACTAGGAAGTTAACACCAAGGTTTATCGGGCCTTTTCAAATTCTACGACGGATTGGACCTGTAGCATACCACATTGCTTTGCCGCCAAACCTGTCTAATCTTCATGACGTATTCCATGTATCACAACTAAGGAAGTATTATCCTGACCCTTCACATGTCATTGAGCCTGAAAGTGTGGAACTTAGAGACAACCTAGAATATGAGGCTTTACCTGTCAAAATTTTAGATCATCGAATTAAGGAACTTCGTGGAAAGCAGATACCATTGGTTAGAGTTGTGTGGGATGATGTAACTGGTGATTCTACCTGGGAAATAGAAGAGGACATGCGTCAAAAGTATCCACATATGTTTTAG
- the LOC127103336 gene encoding uncharacterized protein LOC127103336 has protein sequence MLTGDAEAWWRGKHRLLEEEGREINWILFKEEFLGKYFPKLCRKEKEREFQNLRQGMMKVGEYTRQFESLLKYSEFYRLHPREECMCEKYQDGLKYDIQRAVLPFHIMRFGELIERCLELEGIDNRNNQYGSGVPTRNNNHKGHFNRGPGGRTQQRGRPYQRPTPYHNQDSRRLMFKCYSCGGAHLNKDCPNRNIGACFRCGQKGHFLKDCPQGQNQPTSQKSVLINNNNLGRARNEGSNVGQGPQNQNKPTTGRVFAIRGAEISKSDGLIQGMCLIGDKLVSVLYDSGATHSFISTSCAETLGFEIVDLNYKFTITTPSGERMVTCSVCADCPVILENRRFLVDLVVLPLKDLDVILGMDWLSANDVNLGCKMKILTFGEDSGEVIKVETLTQKFMMLFFMSEGETPSVENLPVVYEFSEVFPEEVPGLPPVREVEFSIDLVPGTGPISISPYRMSPSEMAELKKQLDEMLEKEFIRPSVSPWGAPVLFVKKNDGSSRLCVDYRQLNKATVKKTSILCLESMT, from the coding sequence ATGCTGACAGGTGACGCTGAAGCCTGGTGGAGAGGAAAACATAGATTATTGGAAGAGGAAGGAAGAGAGATCAACTGGATCTTGTTCAAAGAAGAATTTTTGGGGAAGTATTTTCCAAAGCTATGTAGGAAAGAGAAGGAGAGAGAATTCCAGAACCTGCGTCAAGGTATGATGAAGGTGGGAGAGTATACTAGGCAGTTTGAATCCTTGCTAAAGTATTCTGAATTTTACCGCTTGCATCCAAGGGAAGAATGTATGTGTGAAAAGTATCAAGATGGATTGAAATATGATATCCAGAGGGCGGTTCTACCTTTTCATATTATGCGCTTTGGTGAGTTGATAGAAAGATGTTTGGAGTTGGAAGGAATTGACAATAGGAATAATCAATATGGATCAGGAGTACCAACCCGAAACAACAATCACAAGGGCCATTTTAACCGAGGCCCTGGAGGAAGGACCCAACAAAGGGGTAGGCCATATCAAAGGCCTACACCATATCATAACCAGGATTCTAGGAGGTTAATGTTCAAGTGTTACAGCTGTGGAGGGGCACATCTTAACAAAGATTGTCCAAATAGAAATATTGGAGCTTGTTTTCGTTGTGGTCAGAAGGGCCATTTTCTCAAAGATTGTCCCCAAGGACAAAATCAACCAACAAGCCAGAAGAGCGTCCTAATAAACAATAACAATTTAGGGAGAGCAAGGAATGAAGGCTCAAATGTTGGTCAAGGACCTCAGAATCAGAACAAGCCAACCACTGGAAGAGTATTTGCAATTAGAGGAGCTGAGATCTCAAAGTCAGATGGCTTAATCCAAGGTATGTGTTTAATTGGAGATAAGTTGGTATCAGTATTATACGATTCAGGAGCTACACATTCATTTATATCTACATCTTGTGCGGAAACTCTGGGATTTGAAATTGTTGATCTCAACTATAAGTTTACCATTACAACTCCCTCGGGAGAAAGAATGGTAACTTGTTCAGTTTGTGCAGACTGCCCTGTAATTTTAGAAAATAGAAGATTCTTAGTAGATCTTGTAGTACTCCCGCTAAAAGACCTAGATGTCATCTTAGGAATGGATTGGTTATCAGCCAACGATGTAAACTTGGGGTGCAAGATGAAAATTTTAACGTTTGGAGAAGATAGTGGAGAAGTCATAAAAGTGGAAACTCTCACCCAAAAATTTATGATGTTATTCTTTATGTCAGAAGGAGAAACCCCTAGTGTTGAAAATCTTCCAGTGGTCTATGAATTCTCGGAAGTTTTTCCAGAAGAGGTTCCAGGTTTACCACCGGTTAGGGAAGTGGAGTTTTCTATAGACTTGGTTCCAGGCACTGGACCAATTTCTATATCTCCTTATCGAATGTCACCCTCAGAGATGGCTGAGTTAAAGAAACAGTTAGACGAGATGTTAGAGAAGGAATTTATTAGACCGAGTGTATCGCCATGGGGAGCTCCAGTCTTGTTTGTTAAGAAGAATGATGGTTCTTCTAGACTTTGTGTAGATTACAGACAACTTAATAAAGCTACTGTAAAAAAAACTAGTATCCTTTGCCTAGAATCGATGACTTGA